The following are encoded together in the Desulfococcus multivorans genome:
- a CDS encoding transposase: MKYNPEIHHRRTIRLKGYDYSRAGAYFVTICARNRECLFGNIVDGETTLNDAGLVIADEWAKTAAIRNEIELDEWVVMPNHVHGILVVGDGGGTARGRGTARGRGTARRAPTIEQFGRPVPGSLPTIVRSFKSAATKRINEMRKTPYAKLWQRKYSLHDNY; this comes from the coding sequence ATGAAATACAACCCCGAAATCCACCATCGGCGCACCATCCGCCTGAAGGGATACGATTATTCCCGGGCAGGCGCATATTTCGTGACCATTTGTGCCCGGAACCGGGAATGTCTGTTCGGGAATATCGTAGACGGGGAAACGACCCTGAATGATGCGGGCCTGGTCATTGCCGACGAATGGGCGAAAACCGCCGCAATCCGCAATGAAATCGAATTGGACGAATGGGTGGTTATGCCCAATCATGTTCACGGAATATTGGTTGTTGGCGATGGTGGGGGCACGGCGCGTGGTAGGGGCACGGCGCGTGGTAGGGGCACGGCGCGCCGTGCCCCTACGATCGAACAATTCGGTCGCCCGGTGCCCGGTTCCCTCCCGACGATTGTTCGATCGTTCAAATCCGCCGCCACCAAACGCATCAACGAAATGCGCAAAACCCCCTACGCGAAATTATGGCAACGCAAATATA